The DNA sequence aatgtgtttggtctacactgctgctgctgcacatataacatatatgaaataaccTCCATATATAGCATACATGATCACCCCGTAGCAGATCtagacaggtggagctggggaaggtggagggtttctgaagcacgctgcaattgctacagcaagcactagccaagtatttgaatgttaagcagcagctcattggctgctgatgtgAAAAGAAACCAATCAGCTTCACCATGTGATGATGTGATTatatcagattgagttagaacCTGTGCCATCAAGACaattcatgacagaactttgtaTAAACTGATCAGCTTTGGTCTCACCTTTGCTTTTACTGTCTGAGGTTGTTAAAGTTTTCCGCTTGACCGTCATAGCTTCAGCTTTATTCTGCTTGTGCTGGAGATATTGAGCTTTCTGTCTCCAAACCTTTGGTGTGAGAGAGAAGAGACAAAAAGAGGATATGCATCACTGTCCCACCACTGACTGAAATTACAAAACACTGCTCAAGCACTTGTTCAACCACTTAAACATTTTACGTGTTATTTCattgtaactgaaataaaagataaaaaaaaaaattaaaattagaaaactagaaaaaaaaaaaagataaaaaaaaattataaaaaggcaaaagcacattacaaaattactaaaactttaaacttaaaaatcaaatgaaaactgaaaatataaattttaattcaaaatataaaaagataaTTCAAATTAATCATAAATACTTCAGTAATAAATAACACTGGCTACTTAAATAACTAGGGGCATAACCAGCATTAAATTGCTGttattaaatggatagttcgcccagaaatgtaaattctgtcttGATTTactcaaatgaataaaaaaatattatggaagtcagtggcaaCCATCAACTTGTGGATGactaagtaaaagtaaaattttcaTATCCTTTTCAACTACCCCTTTAAGTCACTGTTTATCTGAAATCTGAAAGCAAAGGTAAAAAGTGTTTACCAGTTTGTCTTTTTCAGGAAGCTGTTTCCACACCTCTGCGAGTTTCTTACTCAGCTCCCCGAAGACTGAGGCGGAAAAAGAACACAAATTTCAACCAATCACAAAACAGCACAGATGATTGACAGATGTGCACAGAACAACAGCACTCACCTAATCCAGGCTGCTCCGCGTTGATATTGACCCTGTACTCCTTACAGAACACCTGATAGGCTGTCGTGTTCTTCTTCTTCGGCTGTTGAGATGTACAGAACATTAATTAATGATAAAATCAAACCAGTCAAGGCATTTCCACTGGTGTAGGGAAGTGATTTAATTTACCTTGTCCTTGTCATGCTTGTCTTTGTCCTTTTCctccttctttttcttcttctctcccACCAGTTCAATGCTATGATGGTGATGGGATGAGGTGCGTGGAGCCATAGCATACATGCCACCAGAAGAGCTGTGATTGGATGAGCTGTGAGAGTGGGAGTGGATTCTAGGCTGATCACCTGTTttgcagagaaagagaaatttaaattcggttaaattaaatttgatgTAACAAAGACAAAATGACAATACCAACCAATCAGTATTAGCTTTAAAGTAAGTGAAACATGTCTCACCCGGACAGCTTTTCTTCACTCCACTTCCTCCTTTGCTGTGTTTCTTCTCCCTGGATCCTTTCTCTCGGTCTCGGTCTCGGTCTCTGTCTCGCTCTCGCTctttatcttttttctttttgctcttcttgctctttttcttctttttagaGAGATGTGTGTAGGAGTCGTCAATCACCAGCTCGCCGGCCTCTAGTTCTCCTCCTGAAGATGAGCTGTCTCCTCCGATGCCGCCGTAAGACCCGCCGTAATGTCCtgatgaacacaaacacacacatttaatgcTGCAATACATTCATGTTAGGGCTTAGATGATGATTTTAATACAGTGTCTCATTCATGCAGAAAATCAACACAACTTCAGTGCAAACAAAACCAGaacatttgtacatttgaaaatgcCTGTGAGggttttatttgctttttttataGAGTGTTTGAACAAATGGATGTTGAATGTTTGTCATTATACAGACACCAGAAGTAAAGATTGGTCAATATTGACTTTTTATGACTGATACAGATAATGCTTGTTTCagttaaacaaaaacagatttggaTTATGATCGATTTTCTCTCAAAAacagattatttttgtttaggtttttaTGCAGacacaatttttaaattttgtttcatttctgctttttaactaaaataattagAGTATCATTagactacaaaaataaaaacaaaaataaaaatttatttttagtcataAATTATTACTTAATAAAAAGTATCACTTTTATTGATTTATGCCATTATATTTCTAGAGTTGTAAAAACAGTACtgttgtgaattattattacaattttaaataactgttttctatttgaatatattataaaatgtattttatttctttgatgtaaagctgaatttttagcgtcattactccagtcagtgtcagtgtcacatgatccttcagacatcattctgatatgctgatttgatgctcaagaaacattatgaTTAGTATCAACgttaaaaacagttgtactgcttaatatttttgtggaaaccctgatactttttttttttcaggattctttgatcaagtaaaagttcaaaataatttttttttttttaaatagaaatgctTTGTATTTGATCAgtgtatccttgctgaaaaaagcattaacttctttaaaaaatgtcttactgaccccaaactttttatcAGTACTGTAAGTatctttgttttgattttctcatttaaaaacaaatgactattatttcattattattattaaatattgtaattttaccaAATTTTATAACATGTGAATACAGTTGTTGGCTGCTTTTCCTGAAAGATTTTACAGTAGACCTGATATTAAAGAACAGACTAAaccaaaaagtaaaatacaGGTCTATCTTTAATCATAAAGAGACCGATAAATACAATTGGtttttcatattcgtcatcctttcctatgcTTGCTAAGGATgcaaaaacgcagaaaatcgaacctggtctgaattttttatgatggacgaaagtttcggaggcagtgtgtaaacgtgactgacacaacgtgaggtcgtaattattttttaacgtgcaaaaatttcaaacaaaaatttcggactcagtgtgcaatggccacaaggatctgtcctaggtcctcttctattttcaatatacatgttgccccatggtaatattattagaaaatacgtgattagtttccattgttatgctgatgatactcaactatatatctcaacaagaccagatgaaacttctaaattatctaagctaacaaagtgtgttaaaaatgtaaaagactggatgaccaataattttctcctattaaattcTGATAAGAgagagatattacttattggaccaaaaaaacagtacacagaatctcttggattatatttcatatttctcatgttacaaaaacagcattcttccatcttagaaacattgccaagctacaAAACATTTTACCTGTTtccgatgcagaaaagctagttcatgtaTTCATGATTTCTAGACTGgaatattgtaatgcactgctagctggttgtcctgcatcttcaataaacaaactgcaggtagtccaaaatgcagctgctagagtccttaccaggtcaagaaaatatgatcatattaccccagttttacagtctctgcactggctacctattaagttccgttTCAGTTACAAAATGTTATTACTTGCCTACAAGGCCcttaatggtttagctcctgcgtacctaactagtcttctaccatgCTAtaatccaacccgctccctaaggtcgcaaaactctTTTGGTAGTTcgtaggatagcaaagtccactaaaggaggtagagctttttcacatttggctcccaaactctggaatagccttcctgataacgttcggggttcagacacactctctctgtttaaatctctttagccaagcattcacattaGCCAAGAATTCGCATctcataatcttgtactgcagttatatctgatcaaatgtacattattactatttagcttgggttgaacaaatcatttttgcttggttggaacagcagctacgctaattatgtctctatttggTTCTCTGTTTctgtaactaggaattacacaagcttcagtctggatccaacccttaaaagatctgagatgaccgaacacctgagaagagatgatgccaacccctcagaggacctcagGTGATGCCAACCCTGAAACAACACATagaactaccaaattttgctataagtttgattgcaacatataatcattgctgttaatagtgttcattATCTTTTTGTTGTCATTGTTGTCATTAACTGAATTTTaccgtacatttctgccatatgcaCATCAATTTGacatagtcaccactgataagctactactaaatatattgtagaaacgtaattttctgtaaagctgcttatacaaataaacttgaattgaattgaacctTTACTCACCCACAACCTCCACCTCTTTCCCCACAACAGGCAACGGCTCTCGGCTGTGCTGCTTTTTCTTTGGAGGCTTCGAAATAATTTTATCTTTGTCTTTCTCCTTCTTTATCCCTCCTTTCTTCGAGCTGGAGGATGAATGATGGCCTACGACACCtgaagaggaagaagaatgtACCGGAAATGAGAATCCCTCGTTCATCCCTACACCTTCATTCTTCTCTTTTGAGGAAAGGATGAGCTTCATCTTGAGGCCTTCAGCTTCACAGAGCGTCAGCGGCTCTCCTTTCCCAGCTCCTCCGTGGAACAGCAGCGACTTTGAGGAAGAGGAATGCTTTTTAGATGAAGATGAGCTGGGTGGACGAGAGTGTGAGTAGGAGTGGCTGCTCTTGGTGCTGCCGTCACGCTTGCGGTCTTTGGAGGAGTGTGGAGAGGCTTGGGGAGGGTAGGAGGGTTTTTTGTGGAGGTGAGGAGCGGGGTCGGAGCCCGTGGCCAGCGGGGAGGTGATGGCCTCAAGGAGGCCCATGGCCGTGTCTGTGGAGTGGGACGGGTGAGAGGAGGACGAGGAGGAGAGGGAGGGCGAGCGATCCGAAGACTTGCGCTTCTTCTTGTGGGGCGGCTGACCAGAGCTGTGATGGTCTGCGGAGAGAGTTTAGAGtttagcttcataacattaaggttgaaccactaatgtcacatggactattttaacaatgtctttgcTATCTTTCTGGGTCTTTaacgtgtcagttgtgttgctgtctatggaggatcagaaagctctcggatttcatcaaaaataccttaatttgtgttctgaagatgaacgatgGTCTtaggggtttggaacgacatgagggtgagtaattaatggcagaattttcatttttgggtgaactatcgaTTTAACTAATTCATATTATatctaatatattatattagaaacaaaaatataaaagtaatgtaaaaaaaaaaaagaaagaaatggaaTAATAAAATGGACTACTAAGGCCAGTTTTTAAAGAAGACAAACCTCCTCACCTCTGTGATAGTAGTCATCACTTAagtgcttcttttttttcttgtgagaATCTCCTCCTAATAGGAAAAGGTCAGAATCCTAAAAAAGACAACAGTGCATGTTCAAACAGGCATGATGTGTGCCAGAAAGATAGTGTTAGTGAGGAAACAATCCACATATGGTTATTGATCTATTCCTCTACTACTACACCTACAATGGGAAGAGTAGGGATGCTCTGATCAGGCTTTTTACAGACTAATAAAAGGCTTTTTACTTCATCTGAAGCGGAATACAGAACATTTTAATAGGCCTTATATAAACAAACAGGCTTACACAAAAGATTATAGGCACTAAAATGCATAAACCTATGAAGAAAAGCCTTATCCTAAggctaataaaaatattgtatggGTATACCGCAATTAAACATAATATGAACTTTTGTTATATGAGCCTATTCAATATTTCAtttgtgaaattatttttactcatttataatttatttactaaatatatcattatgatatttaatgcattataatatctaaatattgcacattggatttatttataattacactaccatttggggtcagtaagattttgatttttctttttaaagcaaTTAATACTTTCAGcaaaaattgacagtaaagacattgataatgttacaaaaatgtatatttcaaataaatgctgttcgtttaaactgtttattcatcaaaatatcataaaaacgtttttaaacagcacaactgttgtcaacataataataataatttattgagcattaaatcagcatattagaatgatttctgaaggatcatgtgacactgaagagtggagtaatgatgctgaaaattttgctttgcatcacagaaataaattacatttttaaatattaaaataaattttttacattgaaatatatatattttttgctgtatatcaaataaatgcagctatgGTGAACATAAAGAGAATCtttcaaatgttcaaaaaaaTGTTCTGACTCCAAACCTTTAAAAAGAAGTGTACTTTCCCCGCCTTTTCATTTTGTTGGATGCCAGTAATATTTGTTTAACAGCTACTACAGTTAACGCTCTGGTAATCTGGAGTTATTTAATACAGATGTCTAAAGTGTATTCCACTTTGTAACACATATTAATATTGCACTTACACTTTACAGAGACTGAGAAGCACCATACATTTTTCATCTTTCCTCAACACTTATTACACTGGTGATGGCATGAAAGTAATGCTAAAGTCTTAAAGTAGACGGCGTTTTGTCAATTTAGGTGACCGGGGCAGTTCAGGGATTTCCAGCCGAGTCACAGGAAGTGATTATCAGCCCACTGATCGCAGCATCCCTAAGCATGAGTCAATGACAAGTGGCCTGAGAGGGAAAAACACAGGTCCAAATCCTTCTCAGACCAGAAGTCATATCTACCTAGGTAACAAAACATCAAGTTGCGTGTTTATTAATGTCATTAGAGTCTACGAACAGCTTTTGTGGTTATTACTGGTATTATTTCTCACATAACAGAgttatgaaatatatatgtaaactGATAAATCAATGAATGACAGTCAATGGATTCTTGTCAACCACTTGTTGATATGATGCAACTTGATGTTGGATGTTACCGTAATTCCCTGCTGTTACCTTGTGGTGTTTCTTGGAGGTTTTGCGCACCTGCGCTGCGATTTCTTCTTCCTCTCTCAACAGATCTTTATACGAGCGCCTCTTCTCTCTTTGGCTGCGACCCGCAACAAGACCAACCTCTCCTTCCATCCCTGAGATATCTACAAAGAAAACCAAGTTTCACAGTAGGTTTGGACTGGACATGTTTGAGTGTGTCATGGTGCTTCTGTCTGACAATCATCATTACCCATCATTCCTTTCTTCTTTATCTCCTCAAAAGCCATGGTCAGTCCCGGTCCTTCAGGTGGGATTGGTCAGTCTTATGATTCTAGCGCACAAGAACAGATTCAATTCATCAAGTTCAGTctaaaaacacttaatttgAAACAAACTATCTACAATGACCTTGCCTGCTTAGATAACTGATGATTCAGTTTCAATTTAACTTGCACTTCTGTAAGTACTAGCTATCTTCACTACTTTGTTGCAGACTAAATGTCAGACTGTAAAATTGTGCTGcattaaatatgattatttaacaTTGTTTATATTGTAGTGTTTTCTCTTTAGGTTTAGTCTAATACTTGTATTCTTCTCTACCTCTGTTAGAAATATCTGCATCTTTCTATAGATTTTTTAAGCAATGAAAGTGTATATATTACacaaaagttcacccaaaaatgaaaatgcactcaCTCTctggccatccaagatatagatgagtttgtttctttgttggAACAGATTTGttgaaatttagcattacatcacttgctcaccagtggatgctctgcagtgaatgggtgccgtcagaatgagagtccaaacagctgataaaaccatcacaataatacacaagtaatccacactccagtccatcatttaACATTTTGTGAAGTGAGAACTGTTTGTTCGTTTTAACTTGAAATTATAGGCCATGATCCATAATTAATAACGCTtcatccagtgaaaaagtcaatcAACATATTTCTTTAGCTCtgttttttgcttgtaaatTGTGCTTGCTCTTTGTATATTTCTCTCATGATTAAGTGACTTTTTCACTGGcgaaagcaatattattgacAGATTATATTATAATTGGAAGCTGGTTTAAATTCAAAAACATATTGAtgcaattgttttttaaaacacacagcttttcacttcacaagatgttatttgatggactggagtcatacgaattacttgtgtattattctgttgtttttatcagctgtttggactctcattctgacggcacccattcactgcagaggaaccattgtgagcaagtgatgtaatgctacatttctccaaatctgttctgatgaagaaacaaactcatccacaGCTTGGGTGGCTTGAGAGTGagtacatttgcatttttaggtgaagtcacattctcattcaaaacattttactacacaaaaaaaatgtagataGGCACCTGCTTGcaacttacacacacacacatatatatatatatatatatatatatatatatatatatatatatatacatatacatatatgtccTTTTCCCTGGAAGAGAATAAACTATGCAAAAATTCTAAAAGGTATTTCGATCATGGACTAAACGTGACAAGTTTTCTTCAGAacgaaaaaaaatgttttgtaaaaaattgctatacaaacaaaactgaattacttttaagttttcatttgaaCGCCATATAATATAACGCTCAACATTAAAGAtataaaaccaaataaataagcactaatacagaaaaaaactactGAGAAAACAAAACTCATCAGAAAACACAATTAAGTCGCCACATCTTCCGATTCTAATAAAAGCTTTCTTCTAATTGCAATAACGTTGCACGCAGAAGCGTTGAACAACTCTGAAAGATGTGCTACAgaatgcacacacactcattagTGACAGATCAGGATCTGCGGCACACATCAGCTCTCCTCCAGCCACAACTTTAGTTAAGCTGCCAGTGACATTTGCAGGAATCCCAACAAGAACGACAAGATCAGCCTCAACACTCATTATTGCACATTTCCCGCCTACTTTCGAAGAaatgcacactcacacaccccCTTCCCCTCTCTTCATCAGGATCCAGCGCTTCCCCGGTTCAGCTGGAGAGGATTTGAGCAGCTGCGGACGTGTCGCGCGTCTCTGCCGGATCGTCCAGCGCGCTCAGTCCCGCGGCTGCGGTGCACATAGGCCGGTATCGGGTTACAACTCGATTTACGGTGCGTTTCCACCATGCAATTTTATGGGTTTCTTCAGTACTGCAAAAATGGCACGGAATGCATGCGATTTGTGTGGAGATATTAGAAGTGTTGTGCAATAATGAGTGAAATATTACCTCGGGTTGGATGTGGGTTTAGTTGGCGCGCGACGCCATCTTTGATGGGAGTCAACAACAAAAGCAGCCAGAGATGAGGAGGAGGGACTTTGAGACCAGAGAGTGTATCACAACAATGAAAGCCCCCATTTTTACAACCAAAAACTGGCATTAAACACTAGCATTAGTGATATTTACCATATAAAAGCGATTTGAAAACGCACATTTTATACTTTATTGTTAATTTTGCTACATTAAAAGACAGAGTCCACATATAAACTTTTGacattatgtaatttatttggcTCTTTCAGTCACTtccaaaaatgaatatacagtaaactgtgacataacAGGCTACAATAAAGGCATAACAGGAaggaatgagaaaaaaaaaatgaaggcaaTTTATAGTTTTTCTTAGTCAAAGTTGAATTTAAATAACCGTTATTACTCAGTTGTGTTGTATATTTAGGCATGTCATATATAAATAGTTTCTCCTGTTTTCCCAATAAAACCCACAGTTGTCTCATCCTCTCACTTTTTTCTTCCATCCATCTCTACCTGTCTCCCATATTCTGCATCTGAATACTGAGACACGTGAAGCTGGCCAGTAAATCCGTCACCTCGTCTACCTGTGGATCACATGAAAGAATAAATATGTCCAAAAGCTACAGTGatatcaaacacacaaaactgtAGAATAAACTCCATAAAGCCTACTGTATCTTATCTGACATGCAAATTTCTACGGGCTCTAAATCATCAACATAAACTTTTCTGAAAAACCTACTGTATACAGTTGACTACATTCCTTCTGTCATCTGACTGATAGTTTATACTTCTTTTTTTAGCAAGAAAGGGACTTTTAGTTTCATTATAAATGCCCCCTTCAGTGGTACATTTTTCATTacacaatattttgaaaatgaactgGACTGAAGCGACTcaggtttacttgattatccatacATACTTCATCTTTTAGAAAAATCGTGTTAAAATGTGAGTATTATGCCACATCAGGCTTGAGTAATTTGCATTTGTATGTTTCCCATCATATTTTGCACCCACAGTAAAAACTACAGAGCCTTAAACAAAactatgcatttaaatataatcttactaagacatattattaGGATATATAGTGACAACTTATATTTTTACGCATGTTATGTAGTCTGTTTTACTGTtctaaagatctcattgatttacattacaagctatcagaattCCATCTTAATTTTGGCTGTATAACTATCAGCAACTGCAcgaaattacatatttttggtcattttgGGCCTCTGAATAACAGTTGTTTCTTGCCCCTCTGCGACTATGAGCTACAATCTCCTATATcatactatatgagccataaaagcctgatgtatcccATATGAtgctcaaaaaaaataaaaaataaacacacaaatgcttttctgtttttagatttttttatgtctAAAGGTATAATTAATggttccatttaaaaaaaaaaagattcatattTTATACGCCAGGCTTTACAGGGTGCAGATGCAAAATGGAACAGTCCTCTTTAAAGTATCAAAGGGAATGAATACATGAATTCAGCAGCTGTTTTACCTGTTCTCTGGTGCGGGTGTTCTGCAGCTGGTTTGAGATGTGCtccagtttctctctctcttcactcTGTCCCATTATATTCAGATATTCCCGCAACATTTGAATGATCTACAGAGATATTCAGAGATCCCTGGTTCATTTTTGCATTACAGCACATATATGAGCATGTACAACAGGAGCATAGGAAAAGTGTGGGCAGGGCACATTATATAAACCTTATCAGCCTGTCTCATGTTTACCCAGTACTCATTACATTACATGACATTTGGCAGAAGCTTTTACCCCAAGTAACCTTCATAGTAGAAATATTCCCAAGAAGCATGAACGTCACAGTGTCCACAATCTCTTCGTTATGTGCATGAAGTTAATCACCTGTGTGACCTCTCCTCTGAGGGTTTCTAGGCTACGTGAGTCTCCCTCTTGTAAGATGTTGAGCTTCGAACGGGCAAGATGAAGAGGAGTCCTCCCAGCACGGTCCAGAGCATCAACACGGGCACCTGAGGGGACGTTTATAATTTGTGAACTGGTACTAAATTAGATTTGTGAATGGTGTTAGAGGTACTGTTTTTGTTAAGAAATAGCAGAAATATCTCGGATGAGTAAGATTTAGATGAATAATCAATTGTACCTCCCCGCAGTAAAGTTGTGATGACAGGCACGTGGTTGGTACAGGCAGCTGTAGAACACAATTTAACTCACCATAAGCTTTGAACATAGATTTAATGATATGTAATTATGCTAATTATGCTTCTGCACATTCTTACCCAGATGCAGTGGTGTATTTCCGAGGCTGTCTCTCTGGTTTGGGTCAGCACCATAACTCAGCAACAACTGAACTACATTGTTAAAAGTAAAGACGGAAAAAGAAAGGAGAAAAAGTTTAAATACAGTGGTAAAAGGTGAAATATAGTGGCCTCAAAAAGTATTTGGATAATTAAGCcacacttaaaggaatagttcaaatgaaaatatttcacGAAAGagcccaaaaattttaatttgctgaaaatgtactcactctcagaccattcaagatgtagatgagtttgtttcttcatcagaacagatttggagaaatttagcattacgtcacttgctcagcaacgaatcctctgcagtgaatgggtgccgtcagaatgagagtccaaacaactgataaaaacatcacaataatccacacgactccagtccatcaattaacgtctttaaaccatggcttctggttcgtaattcataataacgcttcctccactgaaaaagtccatcccttgttgtcctctcacatcaaaatacactgacatatttatttataactattcatttctctcctgattcagacaagacaactttttcattggagaaagcaatattatggatagaagaAGTTAAAAATATCTTAGTGATAAAcgtattacaattattatttattattgatggactggagtcacgtgtattattgtgatgtttttatcatctgtttggactctcattctgacggcacccattcactgcagaggatccgttggagagcaagtgatgtaaatgctaaatttctccaaatctattctGATGAAGATGCTTACATTATGTtacttgaaaataaatgctacttGGTTTGAAATTTTATTATGCAATGCAATGATGATATTTATATGTTTTCAGTGTGTCTTGGGTGGCTAAATACCAATAAAATTACCTTATGCATTGAATGCACTATGGAAAGTTAATGCCAAACAATTTTGTCCGAGCTTACCGATACTCTCGTTGCCATTGCAGGAAGAGAAGTGTAAGGCTGTCCTGCCTTTGTCATCAGCAGCACAAGGATCAGTATCCTCTTCCAGCAATCTACGAActagaaaacaaaaacagtgaaCCGACTATAATCTAAATCTTAGCATCAAGTGTGACCACTACTGTCTGTCACGCTGATGATTCTCACCTGTGTCAATATCATTGGAGTTGGCAGCTTCTCTGAGCCTCTTCACAGCTTGGAGAAGAAAACAATATggaattgatatatatatatatatatatatatatatatatatatatatatatatatatatatttatagagagagagagagagagacagagagaaataaaaggaaggaaattttataaaattttaagtttctAAAAACTGAACAAATCTGCTGTTACCACAATATTACCAAAagatcttatatatatatatatatatatatatatatatatatatatatgcacacacagtggtggccaaaattattagaacactagtattttcagcagctaaaaaatggttttaagtcagttatttctatcttttgctgtagtgtgtcagtaggaaatatcagtttacatttccaaacactgattttgccattaattgtaataatccagaagaactgtgtcaatgtctccaagatgcttcaaaaaacctacctgcaaagctacagtactatGAAAAGTTTTAgacacttgtgtaaaaatgctgtaaaatgaggacgctgtcaaaaataatgtcataaatagattttctttataaattaacttttattaactaaattaaatc is a window from the Onychostoma macrolepis isolate SWU-2019 chromosome 03, ASM1243209v1, whole genome shotgun sequence genome containing:
- the hmgxb4a gene encoding HMG domain-containing protein 4a isoform X2 — protein: MAFEEIKKKGMMDISGMEGEVGLVAGRSQREKRRSYKDLLREEEEIAAQDSDLFLLGGDSHKKKKKHLSDDYYHRDHHSSGQPPHKKKRKSSDRSPSLSSSSSSHPSHSTDTAMGLLEAITSPLATGSDPAPHLHKKPSYPPQASPHSSKDRKRDGSTKSSHSYSHSRPPSSSSSKKHSSSSKSLLFHGGAGKGEPLTLCEAEGLKMKLILSSKEKNEGVGMNEGFSFPVHSSSSSGVVGHHSSSSSKKGGIKKEKDKDKIISKPPKKKQHSREPLPVVGKEVEVVGHYGGSYGGIGGDSSSSGGELEAGELVIDDSYTHLSKKKKKSKKSKKKKDKERERDRDRDRDREKGSREKKHSKGGSGVKKSCPGDQPRIHSHSHSSSNHSSSGGMYAMAPRTSSHHHHSIELVGEKKKKKEEKDKDKHDKDKPKKKNTTAYQVFCKEYRVNINAEQPGLVFGELSKKLAEVWKQLPEKDKLVWRQKAQYLQHKQNKAEAMTVKRKTLTTSDSKSKGSSKAVSLGAGLAPQGRSSLGMSLSPARVPDVDPIDAAAHLQLLGESLSLIGHRLQETEGMVAVSGSLSVLLDSILCALGPLTCLTAQVPQLNGCPRNILSNTLDNIAYIMPGL
- the ankrd54 gene encoding ankyrin repeat domain-containing protein 54; the protein is MDVSSPLVAAASDGDRSGSEGEFTVANGAAVRDGEAPMEAAGAVGFSISRLDTLSALRLNRTRPAADTELRYLHLLWKPGELLQAGRSSPGKITSSRVRRLGRARRNMGPIGKDLYAVKRLREAANSNDIDTVRRLLEEDTDPCAADDKGRTALHFSSCNGNESIVQLLLSYGADPNQRDSLGNTPLHLAACTNHVPVITTLLRGGARVDALDRAGRTPLHLARSKLNILQEGDSRSLETLRGEVTQIIQMLREYLNIMGQSEEREKLEHISNQLQNTRTREQVDEVTDLLASFTCLSIQMQNMGDR
- the hmgxb4a gene encoding HMG domain-containing protein 4a isoform X1, whose amino-acid sequence is MAFEEIKKKGMMDISGMEGEVGLVAGRSQREKRRSYKDLLREEEEIAAQVRKTSKKHHKDSDLFLLGGDSHKKKKKHLSDDYYHRDHHSSGQPPHKKKRKSSDRSPSLSSSSSSHPSHSTDTAMGLLEAITSPLATGSDPAPHLHKKPSYPPQASPHSSKDRKRDGSTKSSHSYSHSRPPSSSSSKKHSSSSKSLLFHGGAGKGEPLTLCEAEGLKMKLILSSKEKNEGVGMNEGFSFPVHSSSSSGVVGHHSSSSSKKGGIKKEKDKDKIISKPPKKKQHSREPLPVVGKEVEVVGHYGGSYGGIGGDSSSSGGELEAGELVIDDSYTHLSKKKKKSKKSKKKKDKERERDRDRDRDREKGSREKKHSKGGSGVKKSCPGDQPRIHSHSHSSSNHSSSGGMYAMAPRTSSHHHHSIELVGEKKKKKEEKDKDKHDKDKPKKKNTTAYQVFCKEYRVNINAEQPGLVFGELSKKLAEVWKQLPEKDKLVWRQKAQYLQHKQNKAEAMTVKRKTLTTSDSKSKGSSKAVSLGAGLAPQGRSSLGMSLSPARVPDVDPIDAAAHLQLLGESLSLIGHRLQETEGMVAVSGSLSVLLDSILCALGPLTCLTAQVPQLNGCPRNILSNTLDNIAYIMPGL